One genomic region from Cardinium endosymbiont of Dermatophagoides farinae encodes:
- a CDS encoding sodium:solute symporter family transporter — translation MPKTEIWPYIIAHIPPIFRGFLAISLLAMAMSTADSCLNACSVMVSHDIVGTIQNEEEIADDSQLKIAKRTTIVVGLFAMLLAFKCKDLFKLLRWALACSIPMTAAPFILAIYGFRGTSRTALIGMSTGILTIIAWNKWVDPATGMDGSFICMLANGLAMMASHYLFKQPKSAGWVGPDDTLKQIQQENARKKVERKEKIKNSWTNKKNALAKLIPRHSTMVHVGVYTTITGLLAYFTVCITNHSLYLILQLFISACCIGYPFLYDISKKIRDIPKWFVGLCWLALLAVYLPKNLIWH, via the coding sequence TTGCCGAAAACAGAAATTTGGCCTTATATAATCGCTCATATTCCACCTATTTTTAGAGGATTTCTTGCCATTAGCTTACTTGCCATGGCAATGTCTACAGCTGATTCTTGTTTGAATGCTTGTTCTGTTATGGTTAGCCATGATATCGTGGGAACCATACAAAATGAAGAAGAGATAGCTGATGATAGTCAGCTCAAAATAGCTAAGCGAACTACGATAGTAGTGGGCCTATTTGCTATGCTGCTAGCCTTTAAGTGTAAAGATTTGTTCAAATTACTGCGTTGGGCACTCGCTTGTAGTATACCCATGACGGCTGCTCCTTTTATATTAGCCATTTACGGATTTCGAGGTACTTCTCGTACTGCTTTAATCGGTATGTCTACAGGTATATTAACTATTATAGCTTGGAATAAATGGGTTGATCCTGCAACAGGGATGGATGGTTCTTTCATTTGCATGTTGGCTAATGGACTAGCTATGATGGCTTCCCATTATCTATTTAAACAACCAAAAAGCGCAGGTTGGGTTGGTCCAGATGATACGCTTAAGCAAATTCAACAAGAAAATGCCCGTAAAAAGGTAGAACGAAAAGAAAAGATTAAAAATTCTTGGACAAATAAAAAAAATGCTTTAGCTAAGCTAATTCCTAGACATAGTACGATGGTACATGTTGGAGTGTATACCACAATCACTGGTTTATTAGCTTATTTTACAGTATGTATTACGAATCATAGTTTATACCTTATATTGCAACTATTTATATCGGCTTGTTGTATAGGTTATCCATTTTTATATGATATCTCCAAAAAAATAAGAGACATTCCTAAATGGTTTGTTGGCCTATGTTGGTTAGCGTTGTTAGCGGTTTATCTTCCTAAAAATTTGATTTGGCACTAG